The genomic DNA GATGGTTGAAAGACCCATTATAACTGAGGCCAGGGCTGACTTCACATGCTGGTTGGTGTCTGAAACAAGTTCCTGGGGAGAGAAGGGacacaggagacagagagatCAGCACAAACAAATAGTTAAGACAGAAGATGCGTAAACAAACATCAACACTACTGCTATGGGTCATATTTACAACACACTAGAGGGAGGGAGGCTATAATCGTCTTTTGTGTAAATATGCAGCAAAGTGGACGTAATACTAGTGCAGACAACAGTCATTGCAGTTAACTACTGTAGGTGGAATAAGATATGATgtagacagaaagagaaatagCTTACTATAATTACGTCacagaaattattttaaattttttaattatgtccATTATACTGTCATACTCACTGATCTGATtgattatataaaaacataacagatAAAACAAATACTACATGAAACTTTTAGTAGAAAGAACACGTACTAAATAACTGTAGGATTGGTTTGTTGCTACCTGTATGCATAGCCTTGTTGCACAGTTAATATATTAACAGGATTAGCACAATGACCCTTTGTGACAtctatacattttacaaaacataATCTATATATCCAGGAATTTCAATGCAGGTCTAGATTGTACTGTACTAAGACCATTAGTAATTTAAAACACTGGCAATGACATAAGATTTTATGATCAGTAGCACTGAGGCTGAAATTATTGTTGAACAAACAACAACAGTGCCACCTGCTGTTCAAAATCTGACTAACACTGGCACACAGCATAGTGTCTTAATCGCCGTCTTTTGCAAAAGCTCCACATAACATGGCCCCTTGACAGGCATTTATGGTTAGCCATATGTAAGTGGGCATCTTTGGATATCTAAATGTCTGCTGTCCCTACAGGTTGTAGTCAGAccacctctcctctctttagtgtgtgtatgtgaatgctGCCTACTTGATTGGGTTTTATAGTTCACTCAAATCAAGAGCATCAAAGCAAACACACGGGTCATAAATCTAAAGTGGTGGAAATATTTCTATTCCGGAAAATTCGCCGATATAATGTTTCATCAAAAATCTTGTTCAAGGATTTTGGTTTAAAACTTGGTTCCAATACATAGTTTTGGTAGTATCTGACTCATTAACTGTTTAGATCTGGGGAAATAAAGTCTAGTAGGTCAAACAATATACAGCTTGTTAACAAAACCCAAATTTTACCACAACTGGAAGAGAAAACttacaaaatgagaaaataaatcattactgtattgtaaatatgcattcaatttttaaaaatagcttTATGGCTAAACCTACTGTACTTAGTCATGACAACTCCTTTTTCTATGCAACTGACAATTGTATAACATTTTAGTGTACACACTTCTAGTGTCATATCTGTATCAGTGGTTCATATAATGCTGTTAAACTTGGTTTGAAAACATCTGTTGCTTGCCCTGTTGGACTAAGCATCACACTTGAGATATCAGCAACTGAGTTGGTAAATAAAGTATTGTCAGCGTTAAAAGGAATAATGACCAACATTAACAAAATAAGATCCAAGGTGTACATCACAACACCACACTTCTGCATAAACTCTTTGGGGAAAGACTATAAAAAGATAAGCCTCTCGTCCTTTTCCATGCTCAATATCGAAGCAGCGGAGAAATGTGgcaaacagaaaaaagaaatgtttttaccTTGACACAGGGCAGAATGTGAGTCATGATGATTTGCTCACGATTGTCCTCTGGGAGGTTCTCACAGAACtctaacaaaaagaaaagtacaccatcaataaaacattaaaaagactGGAAGAGGAGCTGAAACATGTTCAATTCAACTCATGCAATTTAATTTTTTCAGCAAGGCCCTCTATTAAGGCTTTAATTACTGTGTATTCATGTACTGACCTTTGACTTTGTTGGCTGCGGCAGCACGGACCTCAGCTTCACAGTCCTTCAGAAGATTCTGGAAGGCAGGGACCAGATCGTTCTTGGTGATCTCTGGTCCCACTGCTTTCTGGAGCTACATTCAGAGGGAAATCAACATGTGTCAATATCCAAATAAGCATGTGGGGAAAATATCAAtccaaaaagacaaagaaggaaaataagtcaatgttttatttggTTGTCTCCCTAAAGTTTAAGCACTATGTTCGTGCGCAACTGTTGTGCGACcgccacacgcacacaaacgtTTGCCGTGAAAACATAGatgcaacgcaattttctgttcacgttaaaatCCAATGCTAATATGGCATAGGTGCCTGGTATTTACCGGACgtaatagcaacgcggatttcggtgcaaCCTAAATGTATGTGCTGCTCTccgatgctctgaaacagacgttacaggcaacagaaacatcgctaCATGTCACGTTAGTAAACACTACaaacacttagcagcaggtaacgttagcctaccattagcaaCAGTAGTAGCTGGATTCAACACAGTTAAAATTGACCGCCAACctgtgtaaaagtgtgactgtatttcactgtagaggattcaaaCAGCGGGACATACAACCGTCTACcactaaagctatgagctaaaagacaaaCTAGCACTATGGTGACTGCTGTTGTCGGAGAAACACAGATGGGactaaatgttgcgtttacttaaaactggttaacctcgtggtgcattcatagttattgtaaaatacccttttccatCCGTTTGtcttttaacagcaatttactggtgaaagcaGTAATAATGgttaaaaattacatttaataataattaaattccCCCCTTTTTGCTGATCCGAAAATGTATCGGATCCATGACTCAAAACCGTGATCCGAACAAAGACTGTTGCACCCTTATTCGAGAGGGATGGGAAATTATATTGCAAGCCATTATCTTAAAAACCAAAAGCTCATGCCTGGTTGCCAAGCCGGCaaccactttaaaaagttaGCATTGAGCCCTGGCCGCATTATGAAAATATCACGCAGCACTTTAATTCAAGtggaaaaactattatttatattaataactGACATGTTATAGGCTActgttttatataaaaaaataaaaaaataaaaataaaaaaaaagaaagaaagaaagtctgGTTTGAGTGCTGGTTGAGCTCGTGCTACACTTTGTTGATGGCCTTAATCTATATCAAGgccatttgtttttataaaaataaagctgcattttttGTTTGCACTAATTAGAAAACCTGTTCTTTTAATAAAgatttcacaaaaaaactgcaaaaaaagttgGCTTAACAAAATTGACAAACATTTTGACAAAATGATATTAACCtacaaaagataaaaaatatagaAAGTAATTATTTGGTAAATATATTCAGAATGAACTAAGAAGATTAGATAAACTTGAGTTTCATCAAAGTGATGTCCATGTGGAGTGATGGCCATTAAGAGGACTTTTAATAACCTCCGAATAGATTATCAATCCTCATCTATGTTATCGTTATAAATCCCTTTTTGGGAAATGTTTTAGGGCAAACCCACAGTCAGATGACAATTTAATTAAATCAACTTAATCTTTGTGGATCCAGCTCAGAGATGGGTCTGGGACATGCTTTTCCCCAGCATACCACATGATTATTAAAAAGGGACAGGAAGCCTTACTCTGTCAAAAGGTGAAAAATGATATCTTTCAAGATGTGCTCCAGTTAATGCATATTATGCCTATTCATAAGAGTTGTCAGTTTTAGTTTGTCCCACTCCCAAATGTGCATGACCACTGTCTtgttctattaaaaaaaaaaaaaaagaaaagagaaagaaagaaaaaaccaACATGCACAACATCAAAAccacacatttaaataaaactttGTTTTTGAACTGGGACCAGGGAGACAATTTTGTTCctccatgtactgtatatagattGATAAAAATAAAGTCTCTCTCTGATCttattttacacttttaatCATAACTTCCTCTCTAACTTGGAACATGGAAAATAATCATGGCAATAGGCCTTTGTTTGTGCTAAATGATTATTAAGAACTGGACAACTTGACATTTTTTGCCAATTCTACATTTAAGCAGGATGTCAACAAGATGACAAGACAACAAGAGtggaaaaatggaaataaatcgGCTGCTTACCTCAGAGAACTTGTCAGCCACCATGTAGCGGACCCTCCAGGATTTGTCTTCTGCAGCCTGGCGCAGGGTTGGCATCACCAGGGTCTCAAGATCCTCCTGAGGCAGCAGAGTAGCAATGCTGACACAAGCCTCCACGGCAAGCAGCCTCACTGAGTCCTGGTGGAGAAAGATAATGGGATCCGTTTAGCCATTCTTGGGTTTTTAAGAGGGTACTGCAGAACACAGAGCGCAACAGCAGTTTAGGTTGAGAAGAAGGAAGACGAGCGGTCATACCTGCTCATCAGAGGCCAAAGCAGTGAAGAGGGAAATTATGTCACTTTTTACATAATCCAGCTCCAGGACTTTGGCAAACTCCCCGAGTTTAGATGCTGCAGCACGACGCACCATAGGAGTGTCATCTGAGCACAAGGTGCGAAAATGCCTAGAGATAACCACAAACATTTTATCAGAAAACAAACCTGACTAACCAAACCTGGTTAGAAGCCGAAAACACCTCAGGTATACATTATGTATGACATGACATCAGGCAGGTAATTTATTGTACACAACTGCAAATAAGGATTGAGTGCACTCTAAAAAGTGTTTCTCCTTGTTAAGAAGCCACTTACTGGCGGATCTCAGCCTTGACAGTGCTGGAGACACGGGGATAACAGACGCTAAAGAGGCCACAGGCAGATGTGCGAGAAGTGAACCAGTCACCACTGGCCAGCCGCTTGACCAAAGGCTCAAAATGGACCTCCAGGTCAACTGGAGAGTGTTCCTGTGAGATCTTCCGCAGAGACTCCACAGCTTTATCTCTGACTACTGTCTCCTCAACTGTAGCTAGGCTCTCCAGAGGAGGCTGTGGATCAAGAAGGAATAAAGATTAATGTTCTTCAACTATTCACAAATACAAGACATTATGAGGATGTGTATATAGTATTATATATTTCTAATGTATATAAAAAGGTAGAAGGCAATATCAAAACACACCAATATTTCAAACTCTTTTTAGTTTAAGCAATCTAAAAGGTTCTGGTCTGTGTGCAGGTGAAAACCTTTAGTATAAAATCCAAATAGGCAAGGGTTTAAACTGTTTATTTCACTAAGCTAGAAAGTCAAGTGATTTCAGAAATGTccattaattaaaaataatgctGCCTTTTGGTTATCTTTTAATCAAGAAATCCCATGAAGAGCCGAAATCCAGATATTAATTCATCATAAAAACAAGTAATGTCTGCAAGCCACAGCTTGATATCTAAATCAACTCTCCAGTGACTTACCAAGAGACAGTGGACATACTCTGGCCCTCCCACCAACATAGTGAAATTGCCAAGCTGCTCAGCCAAGGCCAAGAGGACCTCATCCTCATCATAGATGGTGTCTAAAGAAATACAGGAAGACTTGTGAAAAGGTGCGATTGATAAATTCAGGTctgaaaatgtaacaaaatcaCTGACAGTTATTGGAGTGGTTTATTGTGGCTGATTCCTCCCACCCTGGACACAAACTTTTTGAAcaactcccctctggcaggaggctgtgGCATCAGAACCAAAACCTCCCGCCGTAAGAACAGTTTCTTCCCAACTGCAGCGGGCCTCATCAACAAGGCCCGGAACCCCCACTAACAGTCTCGGACAGAGTCTTAACCCCCCCAGCCTCAGGCTCTTAACCTACATTTAATTAACACCCACCCTGGACCTTACCTGTGACAATTACACATATTATACATACTATAAGCCTTTGCACATCCCCTGATTAAAATGTTTGCACACCCT from Perca fluviatilis chromosome 2, GENO_Pfluv_1.0, whole genome shotgun sequence includes the following:
- the ppp2r1bb gene encoding serine/threonine-protein phosphatase 2A 65 kDa regulatory subunit A beta isoform, producing MAGADGDDSLYPIAVLIDELRNEDVQLRLNSIKKLSTIALALGVERTRTELLPFLTDTIYDEDEVLLALAEQLGNFTMLVGGPEYVHCLLPPLESLATVEETVVRDKAVESLRKISQEHSPVDLEVHFEPLVKRLASGDWFTSRTSACGLFSVCYPRVSSTVKAEIRQHFRTLCSDDTPMVRRAAASKLGEFAKVLELDYVKSDIISLFTALASDEQDSVRLLAVEACVSIATLLPQEDLETLVMPTLRQAAEDKSWRVRYMVADKFSELQKAVGPEITKNDLVPAFQNLLKDCEAEVRAAAANKVKEFCENLPEDNREQIIMTHILPCVKELVSDTNQHVKSALASVIMGLSTILGKDNTIEHLLPLFLAQLKDECPEVRLNIISNLDCVNEVIGIRQLSQSLLPAIVELAEDAKWRVRLAIIEYMPLLAGQLGVEFFDEKLNTLCMAWLIDHVYAIREAATCNLMKLVEKFGAEWAQNTIVPKVLGMANDPNYLHRMTTLFCINALSEACGQDITTKQMLPVVLKMSNDQVANVRFNVAKSLQKIGPVLDSNALQTEVKPVLEKLATDTDMDVKYFAQEAISVLALA